One Amaranthus tricolor cultivar Red isolate AtriRed21 chromosome 10, ASM2621246v1, whole genome shotgun sequence genomic window carries:
- the LOC130825403 gene encoding mediator of RNA polymerase II transcription subunit 33A-like: MEKSTWESVIEITKSFQQKGSDPILWAIQVSSYLNSAAISLPSIELAHTLVSYICWDNNVPAAWEFLDKALVLNLVPPLFVVSLLSTRAIPCRHSRPSAYRLYMEILKTYAFDLKSQMTEPNFGKVMMSIENVLSLPQIFGSQASEPGVILVEFVFATVWQLLDALIEDEGLLDLTTEKKSVWAINAQEMDIVPFDNDEEKKFKLLEKFRSLNTDAAVEIIGKYFQNRVSSRILSLVRRNMPKHWAAFTEQLELLATNMSTLRNPNILSPKMLLKLISDATKVSSWEYKMSLDEFAAELASRSVASSAHCQETSHSDLWLPLDVVLEDVIDGSQVTATSAVEIITGIVKSLQAINNTSWHDTFLALWIAALRFVQRERDPIEGPVPRLDSRLCVLLSITTLVLVDLIDEEENPLDVSEICPSNNWRGDDAFTRRKDLVSSLQILGDYQSLLTPPQSVVSAANMAAAKAMMFVSGIDVTGGFFECINVKDLPIHCSGNMRHLIIEACIARNLLDTSAYYWPGYVNGQINQFPSRVPSQVPGWSSFMQGAPLSPVMINSMVATPASSLAELEKIFELAVSGSEDEKVYAATILCGASLIRGWNVQEHSVYFITMLLSPPIPSDYTGEDSHLIPYAPMLYVLLVGIAPVDCVKIFSMHGLVPQLAASLMTICEVFGSCVPNVSWTINGEKISAHAVFSNAFALLLKLWRFNHPPLDYGVGDVPPVGSQLTPEYLLLVRNSLLASSGNVFKDRNKRRLSAVVSASCPKPIFVDSFPKLKVWYRQHQACIAAPLSGLILESPVHQIVDVLLSMIFRTINKGVQSSATSGGSSSSGPASEDSHLRPQLPAWEILEAVPYVVDASLTACAYGQVTPRQLATGLKDLADFLPASLAAIVCYFSAEVTRGIWKPALMNGTDWPSPAANLSNVEEQIKKILAATGVIVPSLVTAVSSQATLPLPLAAFLSLTITYKLDKASQRFLNLAGPALEALAADCPWPCMPIVASLWTQKAKRWSDFLVFSASRTVFLHNSDAVVQLLKSCFAATLGRYTNPTSSRGGVAALLGHGFGSHFNGGISPVAPGILYLRVYRAVREIMFLAEEIISLLMQSVRDIVGARGKCKRVKLGSVYGQVSLAGAMTKVKLAASLAASLLWLSGGQCLVQCLLKETLPSWFIMMQKSALEDEAEEIVSVLRGYALAYFSVLCGAFSWGVDSSSPASKRRPRILGKYLLFLASALDGKISLGCDSVVWHAYVSKFIRLLIGCTPNWVMEMDRDLLVRLSKGLMRRYEEDLALALLTAGGMNTMGATAELIIKCDR; the protein is encoded by the exons ATGGAAAAAAGTACATGGGAATCTGTGATTGAGATTACCAAATCTTTCCAACAAAAGGGTAGTGACCCTATTTTGTGGGCAATTCAAGTTTCTTCCTATCTAAATTCTGCAGCCATTTCTTTACCTTCCATTGAACTTGCTCATACTTTGGTGTCCTACATTTGTTGGGATAATAACGTTCCTGCGGCATGGGAGTTTCTAGATAAAGCCCTTGTCTTGAACTTGGTTCCTCCTTTGTTTGTTGTTTCTCTTCTTTCTACTAG GGCCATTCCATGCCGCCATTCTCGGCCCTCTGCATATAGGCTTTACATGGAAATTTTGAAGACATATgcttttgatttgaagtctcagatGACTGAACCTAATTTTGGAAA GGTCATGATGTCGATTGAGAATGTCCTTTCTCTTCCTCAGATATTTGGTTCACAAGCTAGTGAACCAGGGGTCATTTTGGTTGAATTTGTCTTTGCAACTGTGTGGCAGCTGCTTGATGCACTGATAGAAGATGAGGGGTTACTGGACCTTACCACAGAAAAGAAATCTGTTTGGGCGATTAATGCTCAAGAGATGGATATCGTTCCTTTTGATAATGACGAAGAGAAGAAGTTTAAACTGCTTGAAAAATTCAGAAGCTTAAATACTGATGCAGCTGTTGAGATTattggaaaatattttcaaaatagaGTTAGCTCTCGAATTCTTTCCTTGGTACGCCGTAACAT GCCAAAACACTGGGCAGCTTTTACTGAGCAACTAGAGCTCCTTGCAACAAACATGTCAACATTGAGGAATCCAAATATTTTAAGTCCCAAAATGCTTCTTAAACTGATTTCTGATGCTACAAAAGTATCATCCTGGGAGTACAAAATGTCTTTGGATGAGTTTGCAGCTGAATTGGCTTCCAGATCAGTAGCTTCTTCCGCTCATTGTCAAGAGACTAGCCATTCTGATCTTTGGCTTCCTTTAGATGTGGTTCTGGAGGATGTCATAGACGGATCTCAAGTTACAGCAACAAGTGCTGTTGAGATTATTACCG GTATAGTGAAGTCCCTTCAAGCAATTAACAATACCTCCTGGCATGATACATTTCTAGCCTTGTGGATTGCTGCTTTACGTTTCGTTCAAAGG GAGCGGGATCCAATAGAGGGGCCAGTTCCTCGGCTTGATTCTCgattgtgtgttttgttgtcCATCACTACGCTAGTGCTTGTTGATCTCATAGATGAAGAGGAAAATCCACTTGATGTTTCAGAAATTTGTCCCTCTAATAATTGGAGAGGAGATGATGCTTTCACACGCCGCAAAGATTTAGTTTCGTCCTTACAGATACTTGGCGATTATCAATCCTTGCTGACCCCACCACAATCTGTTGTTTCTGCTGCCAATATGGCTGCTGCAAAAGCTATGATGTTTGTTTCAGGCATTGATGTTACTGGTGGATTTTTTGAGTGCATCAATGTGAAAGATTTACCAATCCACTGCT CTGGGAATATGCGCCACCTAATAATTGAAGCTTGCATTGCCAGGAATCTGCTCGACACTTCAGCATATTATTGGCCGGGCTATGTGAATGGTCAAATCAATCAGTTTCCTAGTCGTGTTCCTTCTCAAGTCCCTGGTTGGTCATCATTCATGCAGGGAGCTCCGCTTAGTCCTGTAATGATCAATTCTATGGTCGCAACTCCTGCTTCAAG TTTAGCAGAACTGGAAAAAATATTTGAGCTTGCAGTGAGCGGATCCGAGGATGAGAAAGTATATGCAGCAACAATTCTTTGTGGAGCATCCTTAATTCGGGGCTGGAATGTGCAG GAGCATAGTGTGTATTTTATTACTATGTTGCTGTCTCCACCCATTCCCTCTGATTACACAGGAGAAGACAGCCATCTTATACCGTATGCACCAATGCTTTATGTCCTTTTGGTTGGAATAGCACCCGTTGACTGCGTTAAGATCTTCTCAATGCATGGCTTG GTTCCTCAACTTGCTGCATCATTGATGACGATTTGCGAAGTTTTTGGGTCTTGTGTCCCGAATGTTTCATGGACAATTAATGGAGAAAAAATATCTGCACATGCTGTTTTTTCAAATGCATTTGCTCTCCTTCTGAAGCTTTGGCGGTTCAATCATCCACCTCTTGACTATGGTGTAGGAGATGTGCCTCCAGTAGGATCTCAACTTACTCCGGAATACCTCCTTTTAGTACGGAACTCTCTCCTTGCATCTTCAGGAAATGTCTTCAAGGATCGCAACAAAAGAAGACTTTCAGCTGTTGTTAGTGCATCATGCCCAAAACCCATTTTTGTAGATTCATTTCCAAAGCTAAAAGTCTGGTATCGTCAGCACCAAGCATGCATTGCTGCGCCTTTGTCTGGTCTAATTCTTGAAAGTCCTGTGCATCAAATTGTCGATGTTCTTCTAAGCATGATCTTCAGAACAATCAATAAAGGAGTCCAGTCTTCTGCAACTTCTGGAGGTAGCAGTTCTTCGGGGCCTGCTAGTGAAGATAGCCATTTAAGACCACAATTGCCTGCTTGGGAGATTCTAGAAGCTGTTCCTTATGTTGTAGATGCGTCTTTAACTGCCTGTGCTTATGGACAGGTCACGCCTCGTCAACTAGCCACAG GACTTAAAGATCTTGCCGATTTTCTTCCTGCATCTCTGGCAGCGATAGTGTGTTATTTTTCTGCTGAAGTTACTCGGGGAATTTGGAAACCTGCCCTTATGAATGGAACAGATTGGCCTAGTCCTGCAGCAAACCTATCCAATGTTGAGGAGCAAATCAAGAAAATACTTGCTGCCACTGGGGTAATTGTTCCCAGTCTTGTTACAGCAGTAAGCTCTCAGGCTACCCTCCCTCTCCCTTTGGCTGCATTTTTGAGTCTCACTATAACTTACAAGCTGGACAAAGCATCTCAGCGTTTCCTCAATCTTGCGGGACCAGCCCTTGAGGCCCTTGCAGCCGACTGTCCATGGCCATGCATGCCTATTGTGGCTTCATTGTGGACACAAAAAGCAAAGCGTTGGAGTGATTTTCTTGTCTTCTCTGCATCTCGTACTGTCTTCCTCCATAACAGTGATGCAGTGGTTCAACTTCTTAAGAGTTGCTTTGCCGCAACTCTTGGCCGGTACACCAATCCTACTTCAAGTAGGGGTGGGGTTGCGGCTCTTCTTGGCCATGGGTTTGGTTCTCATTTCAATGGGGGGATATCCCCCGTTGCCCCTGGAATTCTCTATTTACGCGTATATCGTGCTGTTAGAGAAATCATGTTTTTGGCAGAGGAGATCATTTCCCTCCTAATGCAGTCTGTTCGAGATATAGTTGGTGCACGAGGGAAATGTAAGCGGGTGAAACTAGGATCAGTATATGGGCAGGTCTCACTCGCTGGAGCAATGACCAAAGTGAAACTTGCAGCTTCTCTAGCTGCCAGTCTTTTGTGGTTATCGGGGGGCCAGTGCTTGGTTCAATGTCTACTAAAAGAAACCCTACCTTCTTGGTTCATAATGATGCAGAAATCTGCTCTAGAAGATGAAGCAGAAGAAATAGTTTCGGTGCTCCGAGGTTATGCATTAGCATACTTTTCAGTGTTATGTGGAGCCTTTTCATGGGGGGTTGATTCATCATCACCAGCATCCAAACGGCGCCCTAGAATTCTCGGGAAATACTTGTTATTTCTAGCAAGCGCTTTAGACGGTAAGATCTCTTTGGGCTGTGATTCAGTTGTTTGGCACGCTTATGTTTCGAAGTTCATAAGGCTGTTGATCGGGTGCACGCCAAATTGGGTGATGGAAATGGATAGGGATTTACTCGTACGACTTAGCAAAGGTTTGATGCGAAGGTACGAGGAGGATCTTGCTTTGGCGTTACTTACGGCCGGTGGGATGAACACCATGGGTGCAACTGCCGAGCTCATTATCAAATGTGATAGATAA